A genome region from Chryseobacterium indicum includes the following:
- a CDS encoding T9SS type A sorting domain-containing protein — MKNILFVGLIFCYSFYNGQSVHSENFESFSLGNLSASTNSFGQNNNFVGYGNVMDYQIKNIDPMQGKSLEISTNGSTSAHFVQKEIDASIPHSGNSLLVASYSFYTGNIAGTGGVNFTFSDFDSSYTYRPVISLFFSATSGKFEGRVALMQGNNRIFKAIQFGNSSYPPNVWLNVSLSYDVFSGEYFWTTPEGNFGLTNPPVGYSFLPNLNISQYEMRITSDNTNLKAGFDNINMYYSGSVLDIKESENSNIQNNLIVFPNPVADYLYLRSDQKNLDIKILDTSGRIVLSLTGIKQKIDVSLLSKGNYIIIIKNSEGVSSTQKFIKN; from the coding sequence GTGAAAAATATATTATTTGTTGGGTTAATATTTTGTTATTCCTTTTATAATGGTCAAAGTGTTCATTCTGAAAATTTTGAATCATTTAGCTTGGGAAATCTTTCAGCATCTACAAATTCCTTTGGTCAGAATAATAATTTTGTTGGCTACGGCAATGTGATGGATTATCAAATAAAAAATATCGATCCAATGCAGGGGAAATCTCTGGAAATTTCCACTAATGGCAGCACTAGCGCTCATTTCGTACAGAAGGAAATTGATGCATCTATACCGCATTCTGGGAATTCGTTGTTAGTGGCAAGTTACAGTTTTTATACTGGTAATATTGCAGGGACAGGAGGAGTAAATTTTACTTTTTCTGATTTTGATTCAAGTTACACTTATCGTCCCGTAATCTCTTTATTCTTTAGTGCTACTTCAGGAAAATTTGAAGGAAGAGTTGCATTAATGCAAGGTAATAATAGAATTTTTAAGGCAATACAATTTGGTAATAGTTCCTATCCACCAAATGTATGGTTGAATGTCTCTTTATCATATGATGTGTTTTCTGGTGAGTACTTTTGGACTACTCCCGAAGGTAATTTTGGCTTAACAAATCCTCCAGTAGGATATTCTTTTCTTCCAAATCTTAATATTTCTCAATATGAAATGAGAATTACATCTGATAATACTAACCTGAAAGCTGGTTTTGATAATATTAATATGTATTATTCTGGTAGTGTTTTAGATATAAAAGAATCTGAAAACTCTAATATTCAAAACAATTTAATAGTTTTTCCTAATCCTGTAGCCGATTATTTATATTTAAGATCAGATCAAAAAAATTTAGATATAAAAATCCTTGACACTTCTGGAAGAATAGTTTTATCATTAACTGGAATAAAACAAAAAATAGATGTTTCTCTCTTATCTAAGGGAAATTACATTATTATAATTAAGAATTCGGAGGGAGTATCGTCAACACAGAAGTTTATTAAAAATTAG